The Sinorhizobium fredii USDA 257 region CCTCGTCGCACCTAGCCTGACGCGCCTACTCGGGCAGAATGCCGCCTGGGTTCTGGCTCTTGCGCCTGCGGCGATTTTCTTGCATTTCCTGCGCTTCCTTCCCGACGTCGCGCGCGGCGAAACTGTCACAGGCGGCTATGCGTGGATACCGTCCTTCAATGTCAGCTTTTCCTGGCTGATCGATGGTTTGTCGCTCACCTTCGTGCTGCTGATTTCCGGCATCGGGGCGCTGATCGTCCTCTATTCGGGCGGCTATTTGAAAGGCCACCCGCAACAGGGACGCTTCTTCTCCTTCATCCTCATGTTCATGGGATCGATGCAGGGGCTCGTCGTCTCCGACAGCTTCCTGATGCTCTTCGTCTTCTGGGAACTGACGTCGATAACCTCCTTCCTGCTGATCGGCTTCGATCACGGCCGCGAGGCCGCGCGCCGTGCCGCCCTGCAGGCCCTGGTCGTGACCGGGGGAGGCGGTCTTCTCCTGCTCGCCGGGCTGCTGATCCTTTGGAATGTCAGCGGTGTCACGCAGCTTTCGCTGCTACTCTCGTTCGGTTCCGAGTTGAAGGAAAGCCCCTTCTATCTCGCCGCACTGCTGCTGGTCCTCGGCGGCGCCTTCACCAAGTCGGCCCAGTTTCCGTTTCACTTCTGGCTGCCGAATGCGATGGAGGCGCCGACACCGGTTTCCGCCTATCTGCATTCGGCGACGATGGTGAAGGCGGGCGTCTATCTGTTGATGCGCCTCAATCCGGTTCTTGGCGGAACGCCGGAATGGCAGCTCCTTCTGCCTCTCTTTGGCGGCGCGACGCTGGTGATCGGCGCGGCGCTTGCGGTGCGCGAGAGCGATTTGAAGCTGATGCTGGCCTACACGACGATGGCGTCGCTCGGCTTGCTGGTGATGTTGATTGGCCTCGGCTCGCCGCATGCGATCGAGGCGGCAGCGCTCTATCTCGTGGCACATGCGCTGTTCAAGGGCGCGCTGTTCATGGTGGCTGGTATCCTCGATCACGAAACGGGATCACGTGACCTTTCGCAACTCGGCGGCCTTCGCTCGGCAATGCCGCTGACCTTTGGTGTTGCTCTTGCCGCTGCGCTCTCCATGGGCGGCCTGCCGCCGTTCTTCGGCTTCCTCGCGAAGGAAGAGCTCTATGCCGCCTTCTCCGCGTTCGACCTGCGCTCTGGGCTCTTCGCGATGCTGACGGTCGTCGGCAACGCCCTGATGTTTGCCGTCGCCTTCGCGGTCGCGCTGAAGCCCTTCCTGGGGCCCCGGGTCAGCACGCCAAAGCATGTCCACGAGGCGCCGCTGCTTCTCTGGATCGGCCCGGCAATTCTCGCCCTGAAGGGGCTCTCCATCGCGCTCATGTCCGGTCTCGCCCATCGGCTGATTTCGTCGCCAATGGCCTCGGCGATCGCCGGCGAGGCAAGGACGGTCGAGATATCGCTCGAGCCGCATCTCGGACTGCCGCTCATGCTCTCCGCACTGACGACGGCGCTCGGCGTCGCCTTCTACGTCAATCTCGCCCGCTTGCGCGCGGCGATGACGGCAATCCTCGCCGATATCGGCTGGGGGCCGGACCAGGGCTTCGACCAATTCATGCGCGGCCTCGTGCGCCTTGCGGTCGCGCTGACGCGGCGACTGCAGGGCGGCCGCTTCGAAGTCTATATGACCGCTACCTTTGCGCTCGTCGCCGTCGTCCTGCTGGCAATACCGCTCCTCTACGGCGAGTTCCCGCGTGCTCCCTTCTTCTCGGCGGACGTTCCGGCCCACGAGCTTGCGATCATGGCGATCGCCGTCGCCGGTCTCCTCGCCGTCGTGGCCGCGTCCGACCGCCTCACCGCCATCGTCTCCCTCGGCATCCAGGGTTTTGCCGTCGCCGTGATCTACCTGCTTTACGGTGCGCCGGATCTGTCCTTCACGCAATTCATGATCGAGACCCTGTCGGTCGTCGTGCTGGCGCTGGTGATGACCCGTCTGCAGCTCTCGCCCGCCGACCACCGGCCGCTCCCGGAGAAGGTGCGCGATGTGGCCATAGCGCTTGCCTGCGGCTTCGGCTTCGGCCTGTTCCTGCTGAGGGTCACGGCTGTGCCCTTCGACAACACGCTGACGGAGTTCTTCAACCTTTACTCGAAATCGATCGCGCACGGGGCGAATGTCGTCAACGTCATCATCGTCGATTTCCGCGGCACGGACACACTCGGCGAAATTGCCGTGGTGATGACCACCGGTCTCGCGATCCTGGCACTCGTGAGGCTCAGGGCCGGTTCGCTCAAGCGCGCCGTGGCCGCGGAGGTCGTCGCGGATGAACATGCGCCGGAGGAACGGGTATGAAGTCGCTGATCTTCCGCACGGTTGCGCCGGTGCTGACGAGCCTGATGATGCTCTTCTCCATCTTCGTGCTGTTGCGCGGCCATAACGAGCCGGGCGGCGGCTTCATCGGCGGCTTGATCGCCGTTTCGGCTTTGGCGATCTATGGCATGGCACACGGTGTCGAGACGGTAAGGCGGGCCATCTTCTTCCATCCGATGGCAATTGCCGGGGCCGGGCTCTTTACAGCGACGTTTGCGGGCCTGCTCTCGATTGTCGCGGGGGTCCCGTTCATGACGGGGCTGTGGATCTATCCGTCGATCTTCGGCATCGAGGTTCCGCTCTCGACTCCCTTCCTGTTCGATGCTGGCGTCTACCTGGTCGTGGTGGGCGCCATCAGTTCGATCGTGCTGTCGCTCGAAGAGCGGGGAGGTGAGTGATGGAGGCCTGGTTTGCCTTGCTCGTCGGCATCTTCTTCAGCGTTGCCGTCTACCTCATGCTCTCGAAATTCATCATCCGCGTGCTCTTGGGCGTTGCAGTGCTCGGCAATGCGGTGAACTTGCTGATCTTTACGGGAGGCCGTCTGACGCGGGACGTGCCGCCGGTCATACCCGAAGGGGCCGATGCGCTCGCCGCTCCCGCAGCCAACGCACTCCCCCAGGCGTTGATCCTGACGGCAATCGTCATTTCCTTTTCCTTCTTCGCCTTCCTGCTCGTTCTTTCCTGGCGCGCCTATCGCGATCTCGCAACCGACAACACGGACGAAATGCGCGTCGCCGAACCGGTGGATGAACCGGTCCCCCGCTTGGATATTGACCGCGCCATGGCCGCTTCGATCTCACCTTCCGCCGATCTTTCCGCTGCGCTCGTTCAGGCGCCGCCGACGGTGGCCGCATGGCTGGTGATCCTGCCGGTCGCCTGGTGCCTTGCGATCGGCGCGCTCCTCGTCATGCTGCGCCGCCCGATCGGCATTCATCCGGCCATTACCATCATCGGCCTTGCCGGGCTCGTCCTGGTCAATGGGCTGCTTCTCAAGGAGGTCGCCGAGAACGGGCCGCTTACCATGGTAATGGGGCGCTGGTTGCCTCCCTTCGGCATCGCATTCACCGCCGACCTGACAGGGGCGCTGTTCGCCTTTGCCGCATCGCTTGTCGCGCTCGTGGCCGGCGTCTTCTCGCTTGGCGACATCAATGACAGTGGTCGTCGCTACGGTTTCTATCCGCTGCTGATGCTGCTGATGGCCGGCGTGTCGGGGGCTTTTCTGACCGGCGATATCTTTAATCTCTATGTCTGGTTCGAGGTGCTGCTGATCTCGTCCTTCGGCCTTCTCGTCCTGGGCTCCGAACCGGAGCAGATCGATGGAACAGTAAAATACGGGTTCCTCAATCTGGTCGGCACGACGCTGTTCCTGATAGCGACCGGCTACCTCTACGCCGTGTTCGGGACGCTCAACATGGCGGATATCGCCAGAAAGGCCGAGGGACTGCGCGACAGTGTTCCGCTGGTGACGCTGGCGGGTCTTTTCACGCTCGCCTTTGCCATGAAGGCGGCGGCCTTCCCGGTGAATTTTTGGCTGCCGGCCTCCTACCATACCCCCCGCGTCGTCGTGTCCGCGCTTTTCGGAGGCTTGCTCACCAAGGTCGGCGTCTACGCCCTGGTGCGCGTGATGGTCATGCTCTTCCCGGTGGAAAGGGAAGAACTGAGTTTCATTCTGGCCGTTGCAGGAGCTCTGACGATGATTGTCGGCGTGCTCGGCGCAATGGCGCAGACGGATTTCCGCCGCATTCTCGGCTACCTCATTGTCTCCGGCATCGGCTCGATGCTCGCCGGTATCGCCGTCGGTGGACCCGGCGGCATTGGGGGTGCAATCTTCTATGCGCTGCATTCCATGCTCGTGATAACCGGCCTCTACTTCGCCTCCGGCATCGCCATGCGTCTCGGCGGAAGCGCCTCGATCGCCACCCTTGCCGGCCTTTACCGTCGGCATGCCGGATTTGCCGCGCTCACCTTGATGTTATGTTTTGCCGTCTCGGGGCTCCCGCCCTTTTCCGGCTTCTGGCCAAAGGTCATGCTCGTCAAGGCCGCGCTTGATATCGGCGCCTGGTGGCTTGCCGCGGCGCTTCTTCTTGCTGGCTTCTTGACGACGATTGTCACCGGCCGCCTTTTCCTGTTGGCTTTCTGGCGGGAGGGGACGCGCGCCGGCAGCGAGGCGGTGTCGCTGTCGCCCGCGGCGTTGGCCCCGCTGGCGGTGCTTACCGGGCTGACTTTGTTGATCGGCCTTTACCCCGAGCCGCTGCTGGCGATGATTCAAAACGCGGCAGCAGGCCTTGCGGAGCCGTCGGCCTATGTGAATTCGGTCTTTCCGGGAGGGCCGTGATGAAATTCCTGCAGATCAATCTGCTTTTCACCGTTCTTTGGGGTGCCATCAGCGCCAGTTTCACGCCGACGAACCTCATGCTCGGCTTTGCTGTCGGCGCTTTGTCCCTGTGGCTGATCCGGCGCGAGCTGCAGCCGGTGACCTATCCCCTCAGACCGTTGCGGCTGGCTCTGCTTGCGGCACTGTTCTTCAAGGAGCTTGCCGTCTCGGCCGTCAAGGTCGCCATCCTCGTCCTGCGCTCGCGCATGGGCTTGAAACCCGGCATCTTCGCCTATCCGCTGACTGCCAAGAGCGATTTCGAGATCACCTTGCTCGCCAATCTTATCACGCTCACGCCCGGCACGCTTTCCGTTGACGTGTCCGAGGACCGCAAGATCCTCTATGTGCACGCGCTCGATTGCGCCGATCCGGGCGCCCTGCGGCAGGACATCGCACGTGGCTTCGAGCGGCGCATCCGGGAGGCTTTCGAACGATGACGCCCGGAACGGTTCTGGCCGCAGCGACTAGTCTCGCGCTCCTGCTCCTGTCTCTCGCTCTCTTGATGACGGTGCTGCGCATTATCCGCGGGCCGACATTGCCGGATCGGGTGCTCGGTCTCGATATGCTGGTCGCGATCGCGATCGGCTTCATCGCGGTCATCGCCATCAAGACCGGCTTCAACCTTTATATCGACATCGGAATCGCCCTTGGTCTCGTCGGCTTCCTCGCGACCGTCGCCTTCGCGCGCTTCATCCTGACACGCGGCCTCGCGCCGGAGCAAACAGGAGAACGCGCAGCCCTGATGGGGGCAAAGGCAGCTGTCAAGCGGGAGGCAACCCGCCGCAAACGCCGGGGAGGCCGCTGATGGGGACCCTTATCGTTGCCGGGATTACATTGCTGGTCGCGATCATCATCGTGGTTGGTGCGTGCTTTTCGCTGTTGGCGGCGCTGGGTCTCCTCCGCTTCCCGGATCTTTACACGCGCATGCACGCGGCCTCGAAAGCGGGCACCGTCGGTTCCGGCCTGCTGTTGGTCGCAGCCGGGCTGCATTCGCTCGACCCTGCCATTTTCATCCGCTCACTTGCCGGCTTCGTTTTTCTGGTGCTGACGGCGCCGATCTCGGCCCATCTGTTGGCGAAGGCTGCACATCAGGCGGGTTACAGGATGACGAAACTGTCGGTTATAGATCAGCTGCCAAAAATGGAAGAGCCGCGGCGGCATTGATGGGCGGCATTTCTGTCTCTGTATTTCGGGACAATTCCGCCACAGGGCACATTTTTAGTGATCTGAAATAGATTTGCTGCTCATTGACAAAAATTATGTTTTGACATTTTGCAGATCAATGTTAAGCCAGTAACCGCAAAGTGTCGTCGTAATCAATACTTTGAACTGGAATTCCAGCTTGAGTTGTGATTGTAACCGTTGCTTTGAGGTGCCGAAGGGTGCGGCATCTTGGTGACGGGTTTCGTTGTTGCGATTCGAGCCTTGATGTTGCGGCGGGGCTATGCTCCCGTCGCGCGGTTATCGCTCAGTTCCTAGGCGGCAAGCGCTGTTCGGCGGCATTTTGGCATTTCCTCCCTCCTGAAACACTGTTTCGGGTTTTGTTGCTGAATTCCGATAGGAGAAAAAAATGAGTGAGAATACGCTCGGTACGAGCAACGAACTCCTGGTTGAGCTGACGGCGGAAATCGTTGCCGCCTATGTGAGCAACCATGTGGTTCCTGTTGCCGAGTTGCCGACGCTGATAGCCGATGTCCATTCGGCGCTCAATAACACGACGGCTCCCACGCCCGTGGTCGTGCCGGTCGAAAAGCCGAAGCCGGCCGTCTCGGTTCGCAAGTCGGTGCAGGACGATCAGATCACCTGCCTCGAATGCGGGGGCACGTTCAAATCGCTGAAGCGCCACTTGATGACCCACCACAATCTTTCGCCGGAAGAGTATCGCGAGAAGTGGGATCTGCCTGCGGACTATCCGATGGTGGCGCCGGCCTATGCGGAAGCCCGCTCGCGCCTCGCCAAGGAAATGGGACTCGGTCAGCGTCGCAAGCGTCGCGGCAAGTAAGCGGATTCGTTCGGCAGCCGACCGGGCGAACTTCGGGCACAGTGACCTTCGGGCACAGTGAACCGATGCCTGAATAGCGGCAGGAGTTACTCACTTGAGGTGGAAGCCGGGCTGTTTCAGTCCGGCTTTTTACTGCATGTTTCCTTACATCATATTCGGTCTAAGGATAAAAACATGCAACGAGTCAAAGTGCTACAGCGACCTTTGTGCGTCTGAAAAGACGCACGGCGCTGTAGTGCCGAAAACTGTCCAACCGTCGGCTCTACTGTAGGTGCGACGATCTTACGCCGGTAGGCGCGTCTCGGCCTCGCCCTTGATTCTCCGGATCATCGAACGCAGCCCGTTGGCGCGCTGCGACGAGAGATGTTCGATAAGGCCGATCTTGCCGAAGATATCGAGGGCATCGATTCTGGCGATCTCGGAGGCGCGCTTGCCCGAAAAGATCGCAAGCGCGATCGCCACTAGGCCACGGACGATATGCGCGTCCGATTCGCCATCGAAAGTCAGGACCGGATCATCCAGATCACCGGACGTATGGGTCGCCAGCCACACCTGGCTGGCGCAGCCCTGCACCTTGTTCTCGCTGGTCCTCCAGACCTCCGGCATTTCCGGCAGGCTTTTGCCCAGTTCGATGACGTAGCGGTAGCGGTCTTCCCATTCGTCGAGAAAGGCGAAATCGTCGATGATCTGGTCAAGTGAAACCATGGCTGATCCGTATGTGGCGCTCTTGCAATCGGCTGCGCCCTGTTTCCCTCCCGCACCAATCCAAGGCCGGGATCTCGTTCACCCTTCATATAGGGGATGCCGGCCGCAAAGAGAACAGCCTATGGCTTCCGAGAAGATTTCATTCCGCGAAAGCTCGATAAATAATTCGCCGCGATATACTGAGCGTCTTCGCGGCGGCACAACTGGTAGTCGAGGCCTTCCGCAAGAACTGTCCTTATTTGGCAGGCGCCGTATGGGGATCGAGGCGTTTTTCCGGGACGGGGGTGCGTTCGAAAACCGGTATGGCTTCATTCGCAGGCTCTACGGCAGAGAGGTTCTCGGCAGGCA contains the following coding sequences:
- the mucR gene encoding exopolysaccharide biosynthesis transcriptional regulator MucR; protein product: MSENTLGTSNELLVELTAEIVAAYVSNHVVPVAELPTLIADVHSALNNTTAPTPVVVPVEKPKPAVSVRKSVQDDQITCLECGGTFKSLKRHLMTHHNLSPEEYREKWDLPADYPMVAPAYAEARSRLAKEMGLGQRRKRRGK
- a CDS encoding SufE family protein, which codes for MVSLDQIIDDFAFLDEWEDRYRYVIELGKSLPEMPEVWRTSENKVQGCASQVWLATHTSGDLDDPVLTFDGESDAHIVRGLVAIALAIFSGKRASEIARIDALDIFGKIGLIEHLSSQRANGLRSMIRRIKGEAETRLPA
- a CDS encoding cation:proton antiporter; protein product: MTPGTVLAAATSLALLLLSLALLMTVLRIIRGPTLPDRVLGLDMLVAIAIGFIAVIAIKTGFNLYIDIGIALGLVGFLATVAFARFILTRGLAPEQTGERAALMGAKAAVKREATRRKRRGGR
- the mnhG gene encoding monovalent cation/H(+) antiporter subunit G, with protein sequence MGTLIVAGITLLVAIIIVVGACFSLLAALGLLRFPDLYTRMHAASKAGTVGSGLLLVAAGLHSLDPAIFIRSLAGFVFLVLTAPISAHLLAKAAHQAGYRMTKLSVIDQLPKMEEPRRH
- a CDS encoding Na+/H+ antiporter subunit D, whose product is MEAWFALLVGIFFSVAVYLMLSKFIIRVLLGVAVLGNAVNLLIFTGGRLTRDVPPVIPEGADALAAPAANALPQALILTAIVISFSFFAFLLVLSWRAYRDLATDNTDEMRVAEPVDEPVPRLDIDRAMAASISPSADLSAALVQAPPTVAAWLVILPVAWCLAIGALLVMLRRPIGIHPAITIIGLAGLVLVNGLLLKEVAENGPLTMVMGRWLPPFGIAFTADLTGALFAFAASLVALVAGVFSLGDINDSGRRYGFYPLLMLLMAGVSGAFLTGDIFNLYVWFEVLLISSFGLLVLGSEPEQIDGTVKYGFLNLVGTTLFLIATGYLYAVFGTLNMADIARKAEGLRDSVPLVTLAGLFTLAFAMKAAAFPVNFWLPASYHTPRVVVSALFGGLLTKVGVYALVRVMVMLFPVEREELSFILAVAGALTMIVGVLGAMAQTDFRRILGYLIVSGIGSMLAGIAVGGPGGIGGAIFYALHSMLVITGLYFASGIAMRLGGSASIATLAGLYRRHAGFAALTLMLCFAVSGLPPFSGFWPKVMLVKAALDIGAWWLAAALLLAGFLTTIVTGRLFLLAFWREGTRAGSEAVSLSPAALAPLAVLTGLTLLIGLYPEPLLAMIQNAAAGLAEPSAYVNSVFPGGP
- a CDS encoding Na+/H+ antiporter subunit E, with translation MKFLQINLLFTVLWGAISASFTPTNLMLGFAVGALSLWLIRRELQPVTYPLRPLRLALLAALFFKELAVSAVKVAILVLRSRMGLKPGIFAYPLTAKSDFEITLLANLITLTPGTLSVDVSEDRKILYVHALDCADPGALRQDIARGFERRIREAFER
- a CDS encoding putative monovalent cation/H+ antiporter subunit A, which produces MDVTALTFLALALPFAAALVAPSLTRLLGQNAAWVLALAPAAIFLHFLRFLPDVARGETVTGGYAWIPSFNVSFSWLIDGLSLTFVLLISGIGALIVLYSGGYLKGHPQQGRFFSFILMFMGSMQGLVVSDSFLMLFVFWELTSITSFLLIGFDHGREAARRAALQALVVTGGGGLLLLAGLLILWNVSGVTQLSLLLSFGSELKESPFYLAALLLVLGGAFTKSAQFPFHFWLPNAMEAPTPVSAYLHSATMVKAGVYLLMRLNPVLGGTPEWQLLLPLFGGATLVIGAALAVRESDLKLMLAYTTMASLGLLVMLIGLGSPHAIEAAALYLVAHALFKGALFMVAGILDHETGSRDLSQLGGLRSAMPLTFGVALAAALSMGGLPPFFGFLAKEELYAAFSAFDLRSGLFAMLTVVGNALMFAVAFAVALKPFLGPRVSTPKHVHEAPLLLWIGPAILALKGLSIALMSGLAHRLISSPMASAIAGEARTVEISLEPHLGLPLMLSALTTALGVAFYVNLARLRAAMTAILADIGWGPDQGFDQFMRGLVRLAVALTRRLQGGRFEVYMTATFALVAVVLLAIPLLYGEFPRAPFFSADVPAHELAIMAIAVAGLLAVVAASDRLTAIVSLGIQGFAVAVIYLLYGAPDLSFTQFMIETLSVVVLALVMTRLQLSPADHRPLPEKVRDVAIALACGFGFGLFLLRVTAVPFDNTLTEFFNLYSKSIAHGANVVNVIIVDFRGTDTLGEIAVVMTTGLAILALVRLRAGSLKRAVAAEVVADEHAPEERV
- a CDS encoding Na+/H+ antiporter subunit B, encoding MKSLIFRTVAPVLTSLMMLFSIFVLLRGHNEPGGGFIGGLIAVSALAIYGMAHGVETVRRAIFFHPMAIAGAGLFTATFAGLLSIVAGVPFMTGLWIYPSIFGIEVPLSTPFLFDAGVYLVVVGAISSIVLSLEERGGE